The Brassica napus cultivar Da-Ae chromosome C1, Da-Ae, whole genome shotgun sequence DNA segment AGCATTCCGGTGTTCTCGTTTATTATTTCAAGATAAGCTAAAAATGATTAAGAAAATGGAAGACAGAAGGCAGATAAGAAGTGAAAGCGCTCTCTTCATGTTCTCATCAGACACAAAAACAACATTTACCCACAATAAACAGTAGACCTAAAAGTTAACTTAAAGACCCCACGGAGAAAGTCTATACAACAGACTCTGCCACCATAACTTGTCTTCATCatctctctcctttttttttcacattttcTCTTGAGTTTTGGAACGCAACATACAGGCATCATCACAACAAAGACTGACACAGGCAAAGAAAATCCTAACTTACTTAAATATGCATCAAAGAGCTTACAAGTTATATAACTTGACAACCCCTGCGCGGCTTTTACTCATGAGAACCTGGCGAATTATCTTTTTCTGCGCTTTGTTTCCACCTGAAGACAACAATGACATTGTTAATATCAGCCACAAGCTTTCgtacacaaaacaaaaagaaaaaaaagatgagcCGTTTCCTATAAATGCCAAACATTTCAGAAGCTAACAATTGGGGAAAAAAgctttatgaaatcatattctCCCTGGTAACTCCAATATCTAATAGTATGCTCAAGTTGGTGGACGTAGAAGCAAATACATAATTGATCTTTGATAACCTTAACAAACAGATTGTTTTGCAGAAACGTTAAGCATAGATTAGATCCAGACAATACCAAGAACCACAGATTGTATCTCTCTGACCATTCCCAATTTAGCAAAGCACCATCAAGCCAAATGCATATTTTTGGATTTGAAACTTTTTTCAGATCTCAAATTGAGTCAATGACATGACATAGGAGCACCATACAGAGCGGTAGAGGCTAATGTTATCtaagtaataaaaaaatctacacAGGAGATGACTAAAGAGACAAACGGACCTTGACATCATCAGCTGGAGACGCAGTAAACCCGTTCTGCGACTTCTTGACATCGTCATCAGAACTGCATTCAGCACACACAAAGTGATCAAGCTTCTTTGCTTCTTCAATGGTCATGCCAACACACCCAGGATGGTACCTACAACATCAAATTGCAACTCCTACCATCAATAAATCATGGGAAAAAGGGCGACATTAAGTTTCTTATGTATTGAAAACACAAGTAAGGaagtttataaaaagaaaaaaacattaacattTACCAGTCTTTGCAGCCTTCACACTGCACCATGAGATCGTCTGGATTATAAGGCATTTCACACTTGCAGTACCTTCAGAACCAAACACAATCCACAGCATTAATATAAAAACAACTGAAACTGCAGGGAATTTAAGAACTGATTGCAACTTATCTACTACTTACACAGCAACTCGGTCAGGGGTGAAGGCGCCAGTAGCAGCCTTGTACTCGAACCTACAATAATAATCCTCCGCTCCAACGTTTTCAAGCCTAGTGTAGTTCTTGAAGGTGTGAACAATGCATTTCCCCTCGATGGTGTGTCCGCTCTGAACGTCGAAATGGTCGGACAAGAAAAGCTCTTTAGCTCCATGGAACTGCCTCCTACCACCAAGGGACTCCTCGGGGCGGTAATACCACCGACAGTGCACCTTCACGTTGTTCCTAGCATCAGCTTCGATCTTCTCAACACGTGCCACGTATGGTGGCTTGCCAGCATCAGATGGGCGCATCAACACACACTCTCCAGCtgcagaaaaaaacaaacatcaaaAGATTACTTCACAGCTCATCATAGGGATCTCGTGACATATCTAACTGACATTCTATAGTACAACAAACACCATAAGAAGCTTCAAATGAACAAAAACGTCAGAGTATGGGTTGCAAATTTAAGTATAACATTACTCTTGTTCACCTAAGTAAGTAAATGCAAGATCTTTCACATGTAAAAGCAAACATTTTTTCATCAACAGACTTAACGAGCTACAATGCAGATGCAATAAAACGATATAATGTAAcaaatgaaacaaaagaaaatggtTTATATTTCACAGTTAAGCCACTGCCACTGAAAGAAAGCTTCTTCCGAACAGACCGAAAAGGTaagaaaatttacataaaagCAGACCAATTGACATAATGAAACAAAAGATCACACTTTGCGTCATTACATAAACCAAAAACACCTTCTAAAGTGTAGCTACGAAGCAGTGGAACGAATTAGACTAAGAAACAATGGTgaatcttacaaaaaaaacagacaTTGGAGCGATACAGACCAAAGCAGACATTGGAACGATACAGACTCCACATCTAAGCTAACTAGCAATCTCTTCCTTTGTAAACATACTCTCAAACGCTCAAAAAAAACATGCAGAAGAATGTATAATTCTACGAGTAACGATATAAGATGATATGAGACTTACCTCTCACGACTTTGTTGGTGCCTTTGATGGTATAAGAGTCAAGCTCCTTCCTTCCGGTTTTGATTTTGGAGGGGACGCCAGGTCGAGTTTTCGCCATGGAAGGTAGACAGGTAAAGCGGGGGGGATGAAGCTAAGGTTTGTGTTCGGTCTCTGTACCTTTGAAATGTAACAGAGATTTGGGGGTTTAGGAAGATAAGGAGGATGTGTGTAGATCGAAGGAGGGGGAGAAGGATaggagaggaaga contains these protein-coding regions:
- the LOC106437645 gene encoding chromatin remodeling protein EBS encodes the protein MAKTRPGVPSKIKTGRKELDSYTIKGTNKVVRAGECVLMRPSDAGKPPYVARVEKIEADARNNVKVHCRWYYRPEESLGGRRQFHGAKELFLSDHFDVQSGHTIEGKCIVHTFKNYTRLENVGAEDYYCRFEYKAATGAFTPDRVAVYCKCEMPYNPDDLMVQCEGCKDWYHPGCVGMTIEEAKKLDHFVCAECSSDDDVKKSQNGFTASPADDVKVETKRRKR